GCCCTGGCGGTGGCGGAAAGGGTACTGGCCGAGCCGGAGTTGCGGGCGGACACCTCCTGGCACTTCCTGCTGTGCGCGGATCCCGACGGGGCGAGTCTCCATGTCACCCCGGCCCCGCGCAGCCTGTTCGACTACCACCTCGGCTTCTTCCGGCCGGCCGGCGAGGAGCAGCCCGAGTGGGCCCCGTCGATGCTGCCGCCCGACCGGCTGCCCCCCGAGACCCGCGCGCTGACCGCGGTGATCGACGAGCTGCGGCCCTACCTCCAGGTGACCCTGCACGGCACCGATCTGGGCGGCAGCTGGGTGCAGTTGACGAAGGACGTCCCCGGTCTCGCCGAGCCGTTCGCCAAGTCCGCGGCGCAGCTGCACATCCCGGTGGAGACCGGCGCCTCGGACGCGGCGGGCTGGCCGGCCCTGGGCCCGGGGGTGCATGTGATGCCCGCGCCGGGCGCGGGGGCGGCGTACCCGAGCATGCCGGACGACGCCCGGCGCAGCACCTGGTACCACGCGCACCGTTACGGCGGTCTGACCGCGGTCGTGGAGGTGCCGATGTGGGCGAGCGACCTGGTGGACGATCCGGCGCCGCATCCGGCCCCGGCGGCGGCGATGCGGCGGCTGGCGGGCCGGCTGCTGCGGGAGTCGCGGGCGGTGGAGCGGGTACTGGCGGACGCGCGGCCGCGTCTGGAGGGCGCCGACGGGCCGTTGCTGCGGGCGGCCACCTGGGGCCTGGAGCTGGTGCCGGGGCTGGCCGCGGACTGGATCCACACCCGTCCCGCCGACGACACCAGGGCGTACATCGGCAGTGTGGACGCGTTCTCCCGGCGGCTGCCGCTGCGGGCGGCGGCCATGCTGCTGCGGGTCCTGCGGGAGACCGACGACCGTGCGGCGCCGCGTCTGGAACGGCTCGTGAAGGCCTGGAGCGACTCCTTCGCGGAGCGCTTCCGGGCCCGCTGGGTGCCGTTGGAGCACCAGGTGGAGCACCAGGCCCGCACGGTCGTGGCGGTGGCGCTGCACGCGCGTGCACGGGCCGGCTGAGGACGACGCGACGCCATGCGCGTGCGTGCGCTTCAGTCGCGTACGTCAGCTCTCCAGGGCGAACACCGCCCCGGTCCGCGCCTCCATCACGCAGCCGTTCGAGAAGGTCTGCCGGTACTCGACCGGCCGGCCGCCCCACTGTCCGCGCGCCTGGACGGTGACCGGCGCGTAGACCATCGGGCAGTACACGTCGGCGGCCGGAAGGGCACCGATGTCGCCTCCGGCGGCGTCGAGCTGGGCGCAGGCCTCGGTGGCGCGGCCGTGGCCCTGGGGCGGGTCGCACAGCAGGAGGGTGCCGCGGGTGTCGCTGGAGCGGCTGTCGCCCTTGGTGACCAGGAGG
Above is a window of Streptomyces griseorubiginosus DNA encoding:
- a CDS encoding SSI family serine proteinase inhibitor, yielding MTHTTTATARRRAARAGLTATAALLLAAAGPAPAEARSGGDYLYLLVTKGDSRSSDTRGTLLLCDPPQGHGRATEACAQLDAAGGDIGALPAADVYCPMVYAPVTVQARGQWGGRPVEYRQTFSNGCVMEARTGAVFALES
- a CDS encoding M14 family zinc carboxypeptidase, which translates into the protein MSLLPELRYPTVPELVFSARALAARRPGVCRLRQVGVSRAGRPLELLSVGHSPRAVLVVAGAHANEPAGGPAALAVAERVLAEPELRADTSWHFLLCADPDGASLHVTPAPRSLFDYHLGFFRPAGEEQPEWAPSMLPPDRLPPETRALTAVIDELRPYLQVTLHGTDLGGSWVQLTKDVPGLAEPFAKSAAQLHIPVETGASDAAGWPALGPGVHVMPAPGAGAAYPSMPDDARRSTWYHAHRYGGLTAVVEVPMWASDLVDDPAPHPAPAAAMRRLAGRLLRESRAVERVLADARPRLEGADGPLLRAATWGLELVPGLAADWIHTRPADDTRAYIGSVDAFSRRLPLRAAAMLLRVLRETDDRAAPRLERLVKAWSDSFAERFRARWVPLEHQVEHQARTVVAVALHARARAG